One window from the genome of Carcharodon carcharias isolate sCarCar2 chromosome 9, sCarCar2.pri, whole genome shotgun sequence encodes:
- the elf3 gene encoding ETS-related transcription factor Elf-3 has translation MASTYGIGNILTDVMRSMYQTEENQPLSTGVKEQLHIPMLPTDMLDSTSWFQLDPQLWSKQHVLEWISYHVEKHKYDANNIDLSFCDMDGSTLRALTKNQLVAIFGPLGEELYKSHQDLSKNSFDLMLPDDFSDIFLPSILPEDCSEYKFLDTVITWNDLDNEDAPDHWKTLPDFLPSDPGYESAPTSPYSIDDSNPGSQAPNSPDSGGSESDFDPSITNSQYATQNEGFPKISNCDANPPKRGRGRPRKLGKEEKNCVETKKSKHSPRGTHLWEFIRDILLHPEINNGLLKWEDRSEGIFKFLKSEAVAQLWGEKKKNSSMTYEKLSRAMRYYYKREILERVDGRRLVYKFGKNSSGWRVEDA, from the exons ATGGCTTCAACCTATGGGATTGGCAATATTCTGACTGATGTGATGCGCTCTATGTATCAGACTGAAGaaaatcagcccctctccacgGGAGTCAAGGAACAGCTTCACATCCCAATGTTACCAACAGACATGCTCG ATTCCACCTCTTGGTTTCAACTTGATCCTCAGTTGTGGAGTAAGCAGCATGTCCTGGAGTGGATCAGTTACCATGTTGAGAAGCACAAGTATGATGCAAACAATATTGACCTGTCCTTCTGTGACATGGATGGGAGCACTCTTCGGGCACTGACAAAGAACCAACTGGTAGCTATCTTTGGTCCTTTGGGGGAAGAGCTCTACAAAAGTCATCAGGATTTAAGTAAAAACA GTTTTGATCTGATGCTGCCTGACGACTTCAGTGACATTTTCTTGCCAAGCATCCTGCCTGAAGACTGTAGCGAGTACAAGTTCCTGGACACTGTAATTa CCTGGAATGATTTGGACAATGAAGATGCACCAGATCATTGGAAAACCTTGCCTGATTTCCTACCCAGTGATCCTGGGTATGAgtctgcacccacctctccatACAGCATTGATGACTCCAATCCAG GTTCCCAAGCTCCCAATTCTCCAGACTCCGGTGGAAGTGAATCCGATTTTGATCCCTCAATAACAAACAGTCAATATGCAACACAAAATG AAGGATTTCCTAAAATTTCAAACTGTGATGCCAACCCTCCCAAACGAGGAAGAGGCAGACCAAGAAAACTTGGCAAAGAAGAGAAGAACTGTGTAGAAACCAAGAAAAGTAAACACT CCCCACGTGGAACACACCTCTGGGAATTTATTAGAGATATCCTTCTTCATCCAGAGATCAACAATGGCCTTCTGAAATGGGAAGACCGGTCAGAAGGAATCTTTAAATTTCTAAAATCTGAGGCTGTTGCACAGCTCTGGGGTGAAAAGAAAAAGAACAGCAGCATGACCTATGAAAAACTCAGCCGAGCCATGAG